The DNA region GATCCTTTTTGAGGAAACCGTTAGCCAAAAAAGATAGGGCAAGCGATAAGACATACGGCAGATGACTGGTAAGAGAGACGATGAGGTCATGCCTCTCCGCATCTATCTCCAAGGGGATCGCCCCAATCTTCTCCAAAATGCCGAAGACAAAGCCCCTCCCGATATAACTCTTGCTGGTGGGAAAAATGGTGGCAAAGACCCTATTCCGGAATAGAAAGGGAGATGCCGCTTTGTAGCCCGCCTTCTCTGTTCCCGCCATTGGATGCCCTCCTATCAGAATACGATCGGAATGCTTCTGCATCATAAGGGTTATCGCCTTCTTTGTGCTTCCAGAATCTAACAGGATTGCTCCGGGCTTCATATACTTTGTGATCCTCGGAATTAGATCGAGAATGGTAAGGACCGGGGTAGAAAGGAAGATAAAATCCGCTTCCTCAATTGCAGAAGAAAGCCGGGATGTAGCCTCATCCACCAGCTCTTCTATCCCTGGTTCAGAAACGACCTCCTTCCTGTCCACTCCGATTATCCTTTTTCCTATCTTACTCTCCCTTAAAGCCAAGGCAAATGAACCACCAATTTGGCCCAGCCCCACAATGGCTATCACAATGTCCCTAAAGTCGCTAAAGTCGGACTCCATCAAATCCTCCTATTGACCGCATCTGCAACAGGCTTAAGTTCTTCCATTAATTGGGCAAACTCCTTTAGGTTAAGGCTCTGAGCCCCATCGCTTAGAGCCTTTTCCGGTTCTGGGTGTACCTCGATGAGGAGGGCATCTGCCCCTGCGGCTACCGCCGCTTTAGAGACAGCAGAAATAAGCGATCTCTTTCCGGTACTATGACTGGGATCAACACATACCGGGAGGTGCGAGAGCTCGTTCAACAGAGGGACGGCAGTGATGTCCAAGGTGTTTCTGGTATATTTTTCAAAGGTTCTGATCCCCCTTTCGCACAATATAACCTGTGGATTACCGTTAGAGAGGATATACTCAGCCGCCATCAACAGCTCCTCGAGGGTTGACATCATCCCCCGCTTCAATAGAACTGGTTTATCATACCTTCCCACTGCCTCGAGGAGAGCGTAATTCTGCATATTCCTCGCTCCAATCTGAAGGATATCCGCCACCTCCCCCACCACCGGAACGAGCTCCGGCGACATAACCTCAGTCACGATGGAAAGACCCACCTTCTCCTTCACCTCTGAAAGTAGCTCAAGCCCCTTTTCCTTCAATCCCTGGAAGCTGTAGGGCGAGGTGCGTGGTTTGAAAGCGCCTCCCCTTAAGATCCTGGCGCCCGCCTCCTTCACCGCATAGGCTGTCTCCATTATCTGATCCCTGCTTTCCACTGCACAGGGACCAGCCATAATGATGACCTCATCACCTCCAATGCTGATACCGTTTATCCTCACCACGCTTTTTTCGGGGTTGAACTCCCTGCTCGTCAATTTAAAGGGCTTGAGAAGGGGAACTACCCGTTCCACCCCCTCAAAG from Acidobacteriota bacterium includes:
- a CDS encoding prephenate dehydrogenase; translated protein: MESDFSDFRDIVIAIVGLGQIGGSFALALRESKIGKRIIGVDRKEVVSEPGIEELVDEATSRLSSAIEEADFIFLSTPVLTILDLIPRITKYMKPGAILLDSGSTKKAITLMMQKHSDRILIGGHPMAGTEKAGYKAASPFLFRNRVFATIFPTSKSYIGRGFVFGILEKIGAIPLEIDAERHDLIVSLTSHLPYVLSLALSFLANGFLKKDPLVDNFIAGGFLGATRLSLTEEEVGTGILRTNHHQIVKMIDAFQEKLSKVKWLIEEADQEKVMAFLSQMRGFRSAVGRGYDGCC
- the aroF gene encoding 3-deoxy-7-phosphoheptulonate synthase, with protein sequence MVIIMRKDASLKDISKVLKEVKKLGFKAHLLKGEEKTVIGVVGNGKEIPHDYFAAFEGVERVVPLLKPFKLTSREFNPEKSVVRINGISIGGDEVIIMAGPCAVESRDQIMETAYAVKEAGARILRGGAFKPRTSPYSFQGLKEKGLELLSEVKEKVGLSIVTEVMSPELVPVVGEVADILQIGARNMQNYALLEAVGRYDKPVLLKRGMMSTLEELLMAAEYILSNGNPQVILCERGIRTFEKYTRNTLDITAVPLLNELSHLPVCVDPSHSTGKRSLISAVSKAAVAAGADALLIEVHPEPEKALSDGAQSLNLKEFAQLMEELKPVADAVNRRI